From Enhydrobacter sp., the proteins below share one genomic window:
- a CDS encoding CoA transferase: MAGALEGIRIVDLTNIILGPYGTMLLADQGADVIKVEAPEGDAVRHIGKPARTAGMGPTYLYVNRNKRSLCLDLKNDKARAALLKLVATADAFVHALRPQAIEALGLGYEQIRKVRPDIVYVGAYGYSADGPYGRLPAYDDAIQARFGIADLMGRAAGDDVPRYPPTIIADKTVGLTFAFSTLAALMHRQRTGEGQFVEVPMFETMAAWLMVEHLWERTFDEQGAVGYTRLLARTRKPFRTKDGWMAILPYIDKHWRNFFEIVGRPEVLKDPRYSTLNSRSLHINDMYAMVEELAPARTTAEWVSLLDRAEIPNAPVNRPSDLFDDPHLAWRELFRKYPHPSEGDILMVEPPMRMSRTPPAIRTMAPLQGADSRAVLAEAGLDTAEIDELKRIGALIEP, from the coding sequence ATGGCCGGCGCACTCGAAGGCATTCGCATCGTCGATCTCACCAATATCATCCTGGGTCCGTACGGGACGATGCTGCTGGCCGACCAGGGCGCGGACGTGATCAAGGTCGAGGCGCCGGAAGGCGACGCCGTCCGTCACATCGGCAAGCCCGCCCGGACCGCCGGCATGGGACCGACCTATCTCTACGTCAATCGCAACAAGCGCTCGCTCTGCCTCGACCTCAAGAACGACAAGGCACGGGCGGCCCTGTTGAAGCTGGTCGCCACGGCGGATGCTTTCGTCCATGCCCTGCGGCCGCAAGCCATCGAGGCGCTGGGCCTGGGCTACGAACAGATCCGCAAGGTCAGGCCGGACATCGTCTATGTCGGGGCCTACGGCTACTCGGCAGATGGCCCTTATGGGCGGCTTCCCGCCTACGACGACGCCATCCAGGCCCGCTTCGGCATCGCCGACCTGATGGGCCGCGCTGCCGGCGACGATGTTCCCCGGTATCCGCCGACTATCATCGCCGACAAGACGGTAGGGCTCACTTTCGCCTTTTCGACGCTGGCCGCCCTCATGCATCGCCAGCGCACGGGCGAGGGACAATTCGTCGAAGTGCCGATGTTCGAGACCATGGCGGCCTGGCTCATGGTCGAACACTTGTGGGAGCGCACCTTCGACGAACAGGGTGCGGTCGGCTACACGCGGCTGCTCGCCCGCACGCGCAAGCCGTTCCGAACCAAGGACGGCTGGATGGCGATCCTGCCCTACATCGACAAGCATTGGCGCAACTTCTTCGAGATCGTCGGCCGCCCCGAGGTCCTGAAGGACCCCAGATACTCGACGCTCAACTCCCGTTCGCTGCACATCAACGATATGTACGCCATGGTCGAGGAACTGGCGCCGGCCAGAACGACGGCCGAATGGGTGAGCCTGCTCGATCGGGCCGAAATCCCCAACGCGCCGGTCAACCGGCCCTCCGACCTGTTCGACGATCCCCATCTGGCGTGGCGCGAACTCTTCAGGAAGTATCCGCATCCCAGCGAAGGCGACATTCTGATGGTCGAGCCGCCGATGCGCATGAGCCGCACGCCGCCGGCGATCCGGACCATGGCGCCGCTCCAGGGCGCCGATTCGCGCGCAGTCCTTGCGGAGGCGGGGTTGGACACCGCCGAGATCGACGAGCTGAAGCGCATCGGCGCCCTTATCGAACCGTGA
- a CDS encoding cytidylate kinase: MIIAIDGPSASGKGTLARRLARHFRLPHLDTGLLYRAVGLLAARTGRAPAEIAAGLVPADLDDPALRGDEAGQAGSKVAALLDVRANLLRFQKEFAGQPSGAVLDGRDIGTVICPDAPVKLFVTASLEARAERRFQELRTGGGDTIKPRVLAEMAERDRRDSERAAAPLKAAPDAYVLDTSDMDADAAFAAALAFMARKGFRSAGP; this comes from the coding sequence CTGATCATCGCCATCGACGGGCCGTCGGCCAGCGGCAAGGGCACGCTCGCCCGGCGGCTCGCCCGGCATTTTCGCCTGCCCCATCTCGACACGGGGCTTCTCTATCGTGCCGTCGGCCTGCTGGCGGCCCGCACCGGCCGCGCACCGGCCGAGATCGCGGCCGGGCTCGTCCCGGCCGATCTCGACGATCCCGCCCTGCGCGGCGACGAGGCGGGGCAGGCCGGCTCGAAAGTGGCGGCACTTCTCGACGTCCGTGCCAACTTGTTGAGATTCCAGAAGGAATTTGCCGGACAGCCAAGCGGCGCCGTGCTTGATGGCCGCGATATCGGCACTGTCATTTGCCCCGATGCTCCCGTGAAACTCTTCGTCACGGCCAGCCTGGAGGCACGGGCGGAGCGGCGCTTCCAGGAGTTGCGCACAGGGGGGGGCGACACTATAAAACCGCGCGTTCTTGCCGAGATGGCGGAGCGGGACCGTCGCGACAGCGAACGGGCGGCTGCCCCTTTGAAGGCCGCACCCGACGCCTACGTTCTCGATACCAGCGACATGGATGCCGACGCGGCCTTCGCCGCAGCCTTGGCATTCATGGCGCGCAAGGGCTTTCGATCGGCCGGGCCGTAA
- the aroA gene encoding 3-phosphoshikimate 1-carboxyvinyltransferase, with the protein MSGSAAAKKLIARPVPRLEGRVRAPGDKSVSHRALMFGALALGETAISGLLEGEDVLRTAAALRALGAQVEHHGANWRVRGFGVGGAREPADVLDLGNSGTSARLLSGILASHPFVSFMTGDGSLRRRPMQRVIDPLSRMGAGFVAREGGRMPLAITGTDEMVPIEYRLPVASAQVKSAVLLAGLNTAGETTVIEPEATRDHTERMLRHFGAEVRVEPADAHGKRITVVGWPELRGRDIVVPGDPSSAAFAVVAAAIRPGSDVLVENVGLNPLRAGLYATLLEMGARIDFDNRREVGGEPVADLRVRGGGLKGVEVPPERAPSMIDEYPILAVAAACAEGSTRMLGLAELRAKESDRLASVSAGLHANGVRHEMGADTLVVHGCGGSPPGGGLVTTHLDHRIAMSFLVLGLASRDGVAVDDGSPIDTSFPGFVPLMTGLGAEIEAA; encoded by the coding sequence CTGTCCGGTTCTGCTGCTGCCAAGAAGCTGATTGCCCGGCCCGTGCCGCGGCTCGAGGGTCGCGTGCGCGCGCCGGGCGATAAGTCGGTCTCCCATCGCGCGCTGATGTTCGGCGCCCTGGCGCTGGGCGAGACCGCGATTTCCGGCCTGCTCGAGGGCGAGGACGTGCTGCGCACTGCCGCGGCGTTACGCGCGCTCGGCGCGCAGGTCGAACATCACGGCGCCAATTGGCGCGTCCGGGGATTCGGCGTCGGCGGCGCCCGCGAGCCAGCCGACGTGCTCGATCTCGGCAATTCCGGCACCTCGGCCCGGCTCTTGTCCGGCATCCTGGCGAGCCATCCGTTCGTCAGTTTCATGACCGGCGACGGCTCGCTGCGGCGCCGTCCCATGCAGCGCGTCATCGATCCGCTGTCGCGCATGGGCGCGGGCTTCGTCGCGCGCGAGGGCGGACGCATGCCGCTCGCCATCACCGGCACCGACGAGATGGTGCCGATCGAATATCGACTGCCGGTCGCTTCGGCGCAGGTAAAGAGCGCCGTGCTGCTGGCCGGCCTCAACACGGCGGGCGAGACGACCGTGATCGAGCCCGAGGCCACGCGCGACCATACCGAGCGCATGCTGCGCCATTTCGGCGCCGAGGTCCGGGTCGAGCCCGCGGATGCGCACGGCAAGCGCATCACCGTGGTCGGCTGGCCCGAGTTGCGCGGTCGCGATATCGTCGTGCCGGGCGATCCCTCGTCGGCCGCCTTCGCCGTCGTCGCCGCCGCGATCCGGCCGGGCAGCGACGTGCTGGTCGAGAATGTCGGGCTCAACCCGCTGCGCGCCGGCCTGTACGCGACGTTGCTCGAGATGGGCGCGCGGATCGACTTCGACAATCGCCGCGAGGTCGGCGGTGAGCCGGTGGCCGATCTCCGCGTCAGAGGTGGCGGACTGAAGGGCGTCGAGGTGCCGCCTGAGCGCGCGCCATCGATGATCGACGAGTATCCGATCCTCGCCGTCGCCGCCGCCTGTGCGGAGGGCAGCACGCGCATGTTGGGCCTCGCCGAACTGCGCGCCAAGGAAAGCGATCGGCTTGCCTCGGTATCGGCGGGCCTGCACGCCAACGGCGTCAGGCACGAGATGGGCGCCGACACGCTGGTCGTTCACGGTTGCGGCGGTTCGCCGCCCGGTGGAGGCTTGGTGACGACGCATCTCGACCATCGCATCGCCATGTCGTTCCTGGTGTTGGGGCTGGCGTCGCGCGACGGCGTGGCGGTCGACGACGGCTCGCCGATCGACACGTCGTTCCCGGGGTTCGTGCCGCTCATGACGGGTCTCGGCGCCGAGATCGAGGCGGCGTGA
- a CDS encoding response regulator, translating to MPMHSGTVLLVDDDAAVRSALKFSLEVEGYGVRIYERAKALLAEKSLPTKACLVVDLRMPAMDGLELIEALRARGVGLPAILIVSEPVSAELRSRSSRVSVDRILEKPLSDSALLESIRRALVDLA from the coding sequence ATGCCGATGCATTCTGGAACTGTGCTTCTCGTCGATGACGATGCCGCGGTTCGCAGCGCCCTCAAATTCTCGCTCGAGGTGGAAGGATACGGTGTGCGCATCTACGAGCGTGCGAAGGCCTTGCTTGCCGAGAAGAGCCTGCCGACCAAGGCCTGCCTCGTCGTCGATCTGCGCATGCCGGCCATGGACGGCCTGGAGCTGATCGAGGCATTGCGCGCGCGGGGGGTCGGCCTTCCGGCGATCCTGATCGTCAGCGAACCCGTGAGCGCCGAGTTGCGGTCGAGATCCAGTCGCGTCAGCGTCGACCGCATCCTGGAGAAGCCGCTGTCGGACTCCGCGCTGCTGGAAAGCATCCGGCGCGCCCTTGTCGACCTCGCCTGA
- a CDS encoding helix-turn-helix domain-containing protein codes for MRTSIASHSPAAKVPAPVVIRGLTTLKNGGDDRQLGTTHVLGKGEELFAEGDPADCFYKVVSGTVRTYKLLSDGRRQIDAFHLAGDLFGLEAGAEHRFCAEAVDGATVVAFRRSRLDALTHDHPGFGDQVMSSMIRNLERAQEHMLLLGRKTAQEKIASFLLDMADRMHEDDHFELPMQRSDIADHLGLTIETVSRTLTEFARRGLIKVAASSRSIVLADKGRLQGMNA; via the coding sequence ATGCGCACTTCGATCGCCAGCCACAGCCCCGCCGCCAAGGTTCCCGCCCCCGTCGTGATCCGTGGCCTGACCACGCTCAAGAACGGCGGTGACGACCGCCAGCTGGGAACGACCCACGTTCTCGGCAAGGGCGAGGAGCTCTTCGCCGAGGGCGACCCGGCCGACTGCTTCTACAAGGTCGTGTCGGGGACCGTGCGAACCTACAAGCTGCTGAGCGACGGACGTCGTCAAATCGACGCCTTCCACCTCGCCGGCGACCTGTTCGGCCTGGAGGCGGGTGCCGAGCACCGGTTCTGCGCCGAAGCCGTCGACGGCGCGACCGTGGTGGCCTTCCGCCGCAGCCGGCTCGATGCCCTCACCCACGACCATCCCGGGTTCGGCGATCAGGTGATGTCGTCGATGATCCGCAATCTCGAGCGGGCGCAGGAGCACATGCTGCTGCTCGGCCGCAAGACCGCCCAGGAGAAGATCGCGAGCTTCCTGCTCGATATGGCCGACCGCATGCACGAGGACGACCATTTCGAACTGCCCATGCAACGCTCCGACATCGCCGACCATCTGGGTCTCACCATCGAGACCGTGTCGCGCACCCTGACGGAGTTCGCGCGCCGGGGGCTGATCAAGGTCGCCGCGTCCAGCCGCTCGATCGTTCTTGCCGACAAGGGACGTCTTCAGGGAATGAATGCCTAG
- a CDS encoding winged helix-turn-helix transcriptional regulator has product MRNVARKQQEPKAVTSTASRPYRIEEQIGYLLRRAHQRASAIFQVSIGDPNITPTQYSSMVKLNEYTELSQNLLGRLVGMDKATMQGVVRRLKERGLVDSRPDPGDARRTLLSLTTEGQRVVNKLLMNGPAVSRETLKPLNGAEQRQLLELLSKII; this is encoded by the coding sequence ATGCGGAACGTCGCAAGAAAACAGCAAGAGCCCAAAGCAGTCACGAGCACTGCATCACGGCCATACCGCATCGAGGAGCAAATCGGCTATCTGCTGCGACGGGCGCATCAGCGGGCAAGCGCGATCTTCCAAGTCTCGATCGGCGATCCGAACATCACGCCGACCCAGTACTCGAGCATGGTGAAGCTCAACGAATATACCGAGCTGTCGCAGAACCTGCTGGGGCGTCTGGTCGGCATGGACAAGGCCACCATGCAGGGCGTGGTGCGTCGCCTCAAGGAACGCGGCCTGGTCGATTCCCGTCCCGATCCGGGCGACGCGCGGCGAACCCTGCTCAGCCTTACAACCGAGGGTCAGCGGGTCGTCAACAAGCTGCTGATGAACGGGCCGGCGGTCTCGCGCGAGACGCTGAAGCCGCTCAACGGCGCCGAACAGCGCCAGCTCCTGGAGCTCCTGTCCAAGATCATCTGA
- the rpsA gene encoding 30S ribosomal protein S1 produces the protein MAKGSALRKPANDAASAEFAALLDESLGGSASFEGTVVKGRVVRIANDFVVVDVGLKSEGRVPLREFANGGADAEIKEGDTVDIYVDRMENKDGEAVLSREKARREEAWTLLEKAFTDGERVMGIIFGRVKGGFTVDLSGAVAFLPGSQVDVRPVRDVGPLMGQAQQFAILKMDRRRGNIVVSRRAVMEETRAEDRTRLMGNLGEGQVLDGVVKNITDYGAFVDLGGVDGLLHVTDIAWKRINHPSEALTIGQQVKVQVIRFNPETQRISLGMKQLMSDPWDGAGAKYPVGLKLKGRVTNITDYGAFVELEPGVEGLVHVSEMSWTKKNVHPGKIVSTSQEVEVMVLDVDMSKRRISLGLKQCMANPWESFAEKYPAGTELEGEVRNITEFGLFVGLPGDIDGMVHLSDLSWDKAGDEAIRDYKKGDQVKVKVLDVDIDKERISLGIKQLANDPFEKVGSVAKKGDVVTVIVAGIQDNGIDVTVQDGIPGFIRKSELSRDRSEQRPDRYALGDKLDAKITNIDKASRRVVLSVKARELDEEKKAMADFGSSDSGASLGDILGAALSRAQKKDEDGK, from the coding sequence ATGGCTAAGGGCAGCGCCCTGCGTAAACCCGCGAACGACGCCGCGAGCGCCGAATTCGCCGCACTGCTCGACGAATCGCTCGGCGGTTCGGCGAGCTTCGAAGGCACGGTCGTCAAAGGCCGTGTCGTCCGCATCGCCAACGATTTCGTGGTGGTCGATGTCGGCCTCAAGTCGGAGGGGCGCGTTCCGTTGCGCGAGTTCGCCAACGGCGGCGCTGACGCGGAAATCAAGGAAGGCGACACGGTCGACATCTATGTCGATCGCATGGAGAACAAGGACGGCGAAGCCGTCCTGTCGCGCGAGAAGGCGCGTCGCGAGGAGGCCTGGACGCTTCTCGAGAAGGCGTTCACCGACGGTGAGCGCGTCATGGGCATCATCTTCGGCCGCGTGAAAGGTGGCTTCACGGTCGACCTGTCGGGAGCGGTCGCGTTCCTGCCGGGCAGCCAGGTCGACGTGCGCCCGGTGCGCGACGTCGGTCCGCTGATGGGTCAGGCCCAGCAATTCGCCATCCTCAAGATGGATCGCCGTCGCGGCAACATCGTGGTGTCGCGGCGCGCCGTCATGGAGGAGACGCGCGCCGAGGACCGTACCCGCCTGATGGGCAACCTCGGCGAAGGCCAGGTGCTCGACGGCGTGGTCAAGAACATCACCGACTACGGCGCGTTCGTCGATCTCGGCGGCGTCGACGGCCTGCTGCACGTCACCGACATCGCCTGGAAGCGCATCAACCATCCGTCGGAAGCGCTGACCATCGGCCAGCAGGTCAAGGTGCAGGTCATCCGCTTCAACCCCGAGACGCAGCGCATCTCGCTCGGCATGAAGCAGCTGATGAGCGATCCTTGGGACGGCGCGGGCGCCAAGTACCCGGTCGGACTGAAGCTCAAGGGCCGCGTCACCAACATCACCGACTACGGCGCCTTCGTCGAGCTGGAGCCCGGCGTCGAGGGCCTGGTGCACGTGTCGGAGATGAGCTGGACCAAGAAGAACGTCCATCCCGGCAAGATCGTGTCGACCTCGCAGGAGGTCGAAGTGATGGTGCTGGACGTCGACATGTCCAAGCGCCGCATCTCGCTCGGCCTCAAGCAGTGCATGGCCAATCCGTGGGAGAGCTTCGCCGAGAAATACCCGGCCGGCACCGAGCTCGAGGGCGAGGTCCGCAACATCACCGAGTTCGGCCTGTTCGTCGGCCTGCCCGGCGACATCGATGGCATGGTCCATCTCAGCGACCTGAGCTGGGACAAGGCGGGCGACGAGGCGATCCGCGACTACAAGAAAGGCGACCAGGTCAAGGTCAAGGTGCTCGACGTCGACATCGACAAGGAGCGCATCTCGCTCGGCATCAAGCAGCTCGCCAACGACCCGTTCGAGAAAGTGGGCTCGGTTGCCAAGAAGGGCGATGTCGTCACCGTCATCGTGGCGGGCATCCAGGACAACGGCATCGACGTCACAGTGCAGGACGGCATCCCGGGCTTCATCCGCAAGTCCGAGCTCAGCCGCGACCGCTCGGAGCAGCGCCCGGACCGCTACGCCCTGGGCGACAAGCTCGACGCCAAGATCACCAACATCGACAAGGCCTCGCGCCGCGTCGTGCTGTCGGTCAAGGCACGCGAGCTCGACGAGGAGAAGAAGGCGATGGCCGATTTCGGGTCGTCCGATTCAGGCGCCAGCCTCGGCGACATCCTGGGGGCCGCGCTCAGCCGGGCCCAGAAGAAGGACGAAGACGGCAAATAA
- a CDS encoding TIGR02300 family protein: MVKASWGTKRTCQSCSARFYDLNKSPIKCPKCGREHDREDFVKVRRGRAAAAATSAAAAAAAALAAKNAAAKKKSDEAALAGDELPDVEADDDALEDTDDLADEAEDIEVEVENDKGEGDR, translated from the coding sequence GTGGTCAAGGCGTCCTGGGGCACCAAGCGCACCTGCCAGAGCTGCAGCGCGCGCTTCTACGACCTCAACAAGAGCCCGATCAAATGCCCCAAGTGCGGGCGCGAGCACGATCGCGAAGACTTCGTGAAGGTTCGGCGCGGCCGTGCCGCCGCCGCGGCCACGTCGGCCGCGGCGGCAGCCGCCGCCGCGCTGGCCGCCAAGAATGCCGCCGCCAAGAAGAAAAGCGACGAAGCGGCGCTGGCGGGAGACGAGTTGCCCGATGTGGAAGCGGACGACGATGCGTTGGAAGATACCGACGATCTCGCCGACGAGGCTGAAGACATCGAGGTCGAAGTCGAGAACGACAAGGGCGAGGGAGACCGCTAG
- a CDS encoding DUF1049 domain-containing protein produces the protein MKILSRALFVLFVLLGVLIAVSNSQPVQLALWPLPHLVVLPLYLLVIFLLLLGVLSGLAIEWWVERRHRRRARDQTREVARLEREVARLREALAQRQPVHPAAPAGREQKAMERQSALVAPELAQPATRGPFS, from the coding sequence ATGAAAATCCTGTCCCGCGCCCTCTTCGTGCTCTTCGTCCTGCTGGGCGTGTTGATCGCCGTCAGCAACAGCCAGCCCGTGCAGCTCGCGCTGTGGCCGCTGCCTCACCTCGTCGTGCTGCCGCTCTATCTTCTGGTGATCTTCCTCCTGCTGCTGGGCGTGTTGTCGGGCCTGGCGATCGAATGGTGGGTAGAGCGCCGCCATCGCCGCCGGGCCCGCGACCAGACGCGCGAAGTGGCGCGTCTCGAGCGTGAGGTGGCCCGCCTGCGCGAGGCGCTGGCGCAGCGGCAGCCCGTCCATCCGGCCGCTCCGGCGGGCCGCGAACAGAAGGCCATGGAGCGGCAAAGCGCGCTGGTGGCACCCGAACTGGCCCAGCCGGCAACGCGGGGCCCGTTCTCTTGA
- a CDS encoding response regulator transcription factor FixJ has protein sequence MVHVIDDDADVRQSLAFLLATAGLAVRVHDSAVAFLRTLPDVQDGCIVTDVRMPEMDGLELQRRLKELDVKIPVIVITGHGDVHLAVSAMKAGAVDFIEKPFDDEVLLGAIRSALARNADDHQRQSRAVEVRNRLKILSHRERDVLAGLVAGKPNKIIAYELGISARTIEVYRANVMTKMQADSLSELVRMTLMADDSR, from the coding sequence GTGGTTCATGTGATCGACGACGACGCCGACGTGCGCCAGTCCCTCGCGTTCCTGCTGGCGACCGCGGGACTCGCGGTTCGCGTGCACGATTCCGCGGTCGCGTTCCTCAGGACATTGCCGGACGTTCAGGATGGCTGCATCGTCACCGACGTCCGGATGCCCGAGATGGACGGATTGGAATTGCAGCGCAGGTTGAAGGAGCTGGACGTGAAGATTCCGGTGATCGTCATCACGGGACACGGCGACGTCCATCTCGCCGTTTCGGCCATGAAGGCCGGCGCGGTGGATTTCATCGAGAAGCCGTTTGACGACGAAGTCCTGCTTGGCGCGATCCGCTCCGCGCTCGCTCGCAATGCCGATGATCACCAGCGGCAGTCGCGTGCCGTCGAGGTTCGGAACCGGCTCAAGATCCTGTCGCACCGAGAGCGTGATGTGCTGGCCGGGCTGGTTGCAGGAAAGCCCAACAAGATCATCGCCTACGAACTCGGCATCAGTGCCCGCACGATCGAGGTTTACCGCGCCAACGTCATGACCAAGATGCAGGCCGACAGCCTGTCGGAACTGGTTCGCATGACGCTGATGGCGGACGATTCACGCTAG
- a CDS encoding FAD binding domain-containing protein — translation MGDYLRPHRLEEALEALDRPCTVLAGGTDFFPARVGRVVSETVLDIGAIAELRGIRPVGNGWRLGATTTWRELADTPLPPLFDGLKQAAREVGGRQIQNAGTLAGNLCNASPAADGVPPLLALDAQVEIASRFGQRRMAIAAFIVGNRRTALRSGELVTGVFVPQPGRAARSAFLKLGARRYLVISIVMAAATIEAADGRVAAARVAVGACSAVAQRLPALEEALLGAPVGPHLGTVVARAHLGPLAPIDDVRGSAAYRSDAVVTVLRRLLSGLAA, via the coding sequence ATGGGTGACTACCTCCGCCCGCACCGCCTCGAGGAGGCCCTGGAGGCGCTCGACCGGCCCTGCACGGTGCTGGCGGGCGGAACGGATTTCTTTCCGGCCCGGGTCGGACGGGTGGTCAGCGAGACGGTTCTCGACATCGGTGCCATTGCGGAGTTGCGTGGCATCCGACCGGTCGGAAACGGATGGCGACTGGGAGCCACGACGACTTGGCGCGAACTGGCCGACACCCCACTGCCGCCTCTGTTCGACGGGCTGAAGCAGGCCGCCCGGGAGGTCGGCGGTCGCCAGATCCAGAATGCCGGCACACTGGCGGGCAATCTCTGCAACGCCTCGCCGGCCGCCGACGGCGTGCCCCCGCTGCTGGCGCTCGACGCCCAGGTCGAGATCGCGAGCCGATTCGGACAACGCCGCATGGCGATTGCGGCGTTCATCGTCGGCAATCGCCGCACGGCGCTGCGGAGCGGAGAGCTCGTGACGGGCGTCTTCGTGCCGCAGCCGGGACGTGCGGCGCGCAGCGCCTTTCTGAAGCTGGGCGCGCGCCGATATCTCGTGATTTCCATCGTCATGGCGGCGGCCACGATCGAAGCGGCGGATGGCCGGGTGGCGGCGGCGCGTGTCGCGGTGGGCGCCTGCTCGGCGGTGGCGCAACGCCTGCCGGCCCTTGAGGAGGCGCTCCTCGGCGCGCCGGTCGGTCCGCACCTCGGTACCGTCGTGGCGCGCGCTCATCTCGGTCCTCTGGCGCCGATCGACGACGTCCGCGGCAGTGCCGCCTATCGGTCAGACGCGGTCGTCACCGTGTTGCGCCGTCTGTTGTCCGGACTCGCCGCATGA
- the ihfB gene encoding integration host factor subunit beta, which yields MTKSELIARLAARNPHLYQRDVERIVATVFDEISKALAHGDRVELRGFGAFSVKKRDPRTGRNPRTGEQVAVASKRVPYFKTGKDLRDRLNKEAQRAAGAAPAGESTGDKT from the coding sequence ATGACCAAGTCGGAGCTGATCGCCCGCCTGGCGGCCCGGAATCCCCATCTCTATCAAAGGGATGTGGAGCGGATCGTCGCCACGGTCTTTGACGAGATTTCCAAAGCACTCGCGCACGGCGACCGAGTCGAGTTGCGTGGATTCGGCGCGTTTTCGGTGAAGAAGCGCGACCCGCGCACTGGCCGCAATCCGCGGACGGGCGAGCAGGTCGCGGTCGCCTCCAAGCGGGTGCCTTACTTCAAGACGGGCAAGGATCTGCGCGACCGCCTGAACAAGGAAGCGCAGCGCGCCGCCGGCGCGGCCCCGGCCGGCGAATCGACGGGCGACAAGACGTAG
- a CDS encoding ornithine cyclodeaminase family protein, translating to MRSLSAAEVDAALDDVALIDRLEAQFRAGCEMPTRHHHPVKAPLGPGSSDAMLLLMPAWTQGPFGRIGVKVVTVFPDNGKSGLPSIYGEYLLLDGRTGVPLALLDGTTLTKRRTACASGLASRYLSRPESSRLLVIGTGALAPHLARVHAKMRPIQAIAIWGRRREQAERLAAELAGSLPSALGRPIEVRVAAERRDAVAWADIVSCATLAKEPLVEGEWLHEGQHLDLVGAYTPQMRESDDKAVWRARVFVDTRAGALKEAGDIVQPIANGTISEDDVIADLFELARGQQSGRLAGDGTTITLFKSVGAALEDLAAAELAVTVR from the coding sequence TTGAGGTCGCTGTCGGCTGCCGAAGTCGACGCGGCCCTCGACGACGTGGCGCTGATCGACCGCCTCGAGGCGCAGTTCCGCGCTGGCTGCGAGATGCCGACACGCCACCATCATCCGGTCAAGGCGCCGCTCGGCCCGGGGTCGTCGGATGCCATGCTGCTGCTCATGCCGGCTTGGACCCAAGGACCGTTCGGGCGGATCGGGGTCAAGGTCGTCACGGTGTTCCCCGACAACGGTAAGAGTGGCCTTCCCTCGATCTACGGCGAGTATCTGCTGCTCGATGGTCGGACCGGGGTGCCGTTGGCTCTGCTCGACGGCACCACGCTCACCAAACGGCGCACCGCCTGCGCCTCGGGCCTTGCATCACGCTACCTGTCGCGGCCGGAATCGAGCCGGCTGCTGGTGATCGGCACCGGCGCCCTCGCGCCTCACCTCGCCCGTGTCCACGCCAAGATGCGGCCGATCCAGGCGATCGCCATCTGGGGCAGGCGCCGGGAACAGGCCGAGCGGCTCGCCGCCGAGCTCGCCGGCTCGCTTCCGTCCGCGCTTGGGCGTCCGATCGAGGTGCGGGTCGCCGCCGAGCGCCGGGACGCCGTGGCGTGGGCCGACATCGTGTCCTGCGCGACGCTGGCCAAGGAGCCGCTGGTCGAGGGCGAATGGCTGCACGAGGGCCAGCATCTCGACCTGGTTGGCGCCTACACGCCGCAGATGCGCGAGAGCGACGACAAGGCGGTGTGGCGCGCGCGGGTCTTCGTCGACACCCGCGCCGGCGCCCTCAAGGAAGCGGGCGACATCGTCCAGCCAATCGCCAACGGCACGATCTCCGAGGACGATGTGATCGCCGACCTGTTCGAACTCGCCCGCGGGCAACAGAGCGGTCGCCTGGCGGGCGACGGCACGACGATCACTTTGTTCAAGTCGGTCGGTGCCGCGCTCGAGGATCTCGCGGCCGCGGAACTGGCGGTCACGGTTCGATAA